In Streptomyces sclerotialus, one genomic interval encodes:
- a CDS encoding GAF domain-containing protein — MNRPASRLPAATYDPTRHLLLTPDDDEAPARVARLRTLGIGEAPLPAFDDFARGLARTTRAPYAMVNFIDEHRQYFAGLYTPAEEQAPVELGPAPASAQPGRVMARDHGYCPHVIVRRKALVLEDVCDYPRFAGNPVVDEIGIRSYLGAPLIDRTGMALGTVCVVDLEPRPWGREGLETIKSMAARLVDQIHLMERERTEGL, encoded by the coding sequence ATGAACCGCCCCGCGTCCCGCCTGCCCGCCGCCACGTACGACCCGACCCGCCACCTGCTGCTGACGCCGGACGACGACGAGGCCCCGGCCCGCGTCGCCCGGCTGCGCACGCTCGGCATCGGCGAGGCCCCGCTGCCCGCCTTCGACGACTTCGCGCGGGGCCTCGCCCGCACCACCCGGGCGCCGTACGCCATGGTCAACTTCATCGACGAGCACCGGCAGTACTTCGCGGGGCTCTACACCCCGGCCGAGGAACAGGCCCCCGTCGAGCTGGGACCCGCGCCCGCCAGCGCCCAGCCGGGCCGGGTGATGGCCCGCGACCACGGCTACTGCCCGCACGTCATCGTCCGCCGCAAGGCGCTGGTCCTGGAGGACGTGTGCGACTACCCGCGGTTCGCGGGCAACCCGGTCGTCGACGAGATCGGCATCCGCTCCTACCTCGGCGCGCCGCTGATCGACCGTACGGGCATGGCGCTCGGCACGGTGTGCGTCGTCGACCTCGAACCACGCCCGTGGGGCCGCGAGGGGCTGGAGACCATCAAGTCCATGGCGGCGCGGCTGGTCGACCAGATCCACCTGATGGAGCGGGAGCGGACGGAGGGGCTGTGA
- a CDS encoding sensor histidine kinase produces MVPAPLPGRRRDREGARHSRVPLRETAADSVIRVRLVRLAAVPCLLVAATCSAATAFVARSGGAPLSGAAWTVLACGFALVCGITAVACTAATAEARATVQRYARLREVCARGQSDLYALVHRVRQGEWLQQRAPEPLPRPAGDTLDLLIHDVTAAGRAAETAVIDAVAITRGNASGSEQKVEVFVNLARRLQSLVHREIELLDELENHVEDPDLLKGLFHVDHLATRIRRHAENLAVLGGAISRRQWSRPVTMTEVMRSSIAEVEQYPRVKLVPPIEGTLRGHAVADVIHLLAELVENATVFSAPHTHILLRAQLVTAGLAVEVEDRGLGMDLAEQDRMNALLADPEHVDVAELLNDGRIGLFVVSSLARRHGIVVRLQSNIYGGVQAVLILPQGLLGEEPADEQNQDADSAPPPAPAAPPAEGLAQRRRIVRTANGHADPGPGPLPPAAPLTDHPTPAAPMPAPAPQPAAVGAHTGTTYPEAAHPEAAPAAPRTTPAPAGTTAGPTDPRRDAAHADARGPGSGRTAAADAPTAAAVPEPGPVVLPPAPPVTTTDRPRLPRRRKQEHLVPELRGDPTPPGGTRASGRPEPEHDPGLMAAFRSGINRADDAYDAAVARVTDHDTAPAYGSSAPYDQTGNGTAVSRPRGDDQNHGE; encoded by the coding sequence ATGGTTCCCGCACCGCTGCCCGGACGGCGGCGGGATCGCGAAGGCGCCCGGCACAGCCGCGTACCCCTCCGCGAGACGGCCGCCGACTCCGTCATACGCGTCCGCCTCGTCCGCCTCGCGGCCGTGCCCTGCCTGCTCGTCGCCGCGACCTGCTCCGCCGCCACCGCCTTCGTCGCGCGGTCCGGCGGAGCACCCCTGAGCGGCGCCGCCTGGACGGTGCTCGCCTGCGGCTTCGCGCTCGTGTGCGGCATCACCGCCGTCGCCTGCACGGCCGCCACCGCCGAGGCCCGCGCCACCGTCCAGCGCTACGCCCGGCTCCGGGAGGTCTGCGCCCGCGGCCAGTCCGACCTGTACGCCCTCGTGCACCGTGTACGCCAGGGCGAATGGCTCCAGCAACGCGCCCCCGAACCACTGCCCCGCCCCGCCGGTGACACCCTCGACCTCCTCATCCACGACGTCACCGCCGCCGGCCGGGCCGCCGAGACCGCCGTCATCGACGCCGTCGCGATCACCCGCGGCAACGCCAGCGGCAGCGAGCAGAAGGTCGAGGTCTTCGTCAACCTCGCCCGGCGCCTCCAGTCCCTGGTGCACCGCGAGATCGAACTCCTCGACGAGCTGGAGAACCACGTCGAGGACCCCGACCTGCTCAAAGGCCTCTTCCACGTCGACCACCTCGCCACCCGCATCCGCCGCCACGCCGAGAACCTCGCCGTCCTCGGCGGCGCCATCTCCCGCCGCCAGTGGAGCCGCCCGGTCACCATGACCGAGGTCATGCGGTCCTCCATCGCCGAGGTCGAGCAGTACCCGCGCGTCAAGCTCGTACCGCCCATCGAAGGCACCCTGCGCGGCCACGCCGTCGCCGACGTCATCCACCTCCTCGCCGAACTGGTCGAGAACGCCACCGTCTTCTCCGCGCCGCACACCCACATCCTGCTCCGCGCCCAGCTGGTCACCGCGGGCCTCGCCGTCGAGGTCGAGGACCGCGGCCTGGGCATGGACCTGGCGGAGCAGGACCGGATGAACGCACTGCTCGCCGACCCCGAACACGTCGACGTCGCCGAACTCCTCAACGACGGCCGCATCGGCCTCTTCGTGGTCTCCTCCCTCGCCCGCCGGCACGGCATCGTCGTCCGCCTGCAGAGCAACATCTACGGCGGCGTCCAGGCCGTACTCATCCTTCCCCAGGGCCTGTTGGGCGAGGAGCCCGCCGACGAACAGAACCAGGACGCCGACAGCGCCCCGCCCCCCGCCCCCGCCGCACCGCCCGCCGAGGGGCTCGCGCAGCGCCGCCGCATCGTGCGGACCGCCAACGGCCACGCCGACCCCGGCCCCGGCCCGCTGCCGCCCGCCGCGCCGCTGACGGACCACCCCACCCCGGCCGCCCCCATGCCCGCCCCGGCCCCGCAGCCCGCCGCCGTCGGCGCGCACACCGGGACCACGTACCCCGAGGCCGCGCACCCCGAGGCCGCCCCGGCCGCGCCCCGCACCACCCCCGCCCCGGCCGGCACCACCGCCGGGCCCACCGACCCGCGCCGGGACGCCGCACACGCCGATGCGCGCGGCCCCGGCAGCGGCCGGACCGCGGCGGCGGACGCTCCCACCGCCGCCGCGGTCCCGGAACCCGGCCCCGTCGTCCTGCCCCCGGCCCCGCCCGTGACCACCACCGACCGGCCCCGGCTGCCCCGCCGCCGCAAGCAGGAACACCTCGTCCCCGAACTCCGCGGCGACCCCACCCCGCCCGGCGGCACCCGCGCCTCCGGCCGCCCCGAACCCGAGCACGACCCCGGCCTGATGGCCGCCTTCCGGAGCGGCATCAACCGCGCCGACGACGCCTACGACGCGGCCGTCGCCCGGGTGACCGACCACGACACCGCCCCCGCGTACGGCAGCAGCGCCCCGTACGACCAGACCGGCAACGGAACGGCCGTGAGCCGCCCACGAGGAGACGACCAGAACCATGGTGAGTGA
- a CDS encoding GTP-binding protein has protein sequence MDSDSVFETTGTCEPYAPDTGHEGDPFPSALKILVAGGFGVGKTTFVGAVSEIEPLCTEELLTQVSIGTDCLDGVEQKTTTTVAMDFGRITVSTDHVLYLFGTPGQQRFWFMWDELSAGALGAVVLADTRRLEDCFSAVDFFERRGIEFIVAVNQFDGSFHYEPDEVRAAIDLSPSTPVVLCDARHCSSATNVLVSLVQHLLTPAFASELP, from the coding sequence ATGGACTCCGACAGCGTCTTTGAAACGACCGGTACTTGTGAACCGTACGCCCCGGACACCGGGCACGAGGGCGACCCTTTTCCCTCCGCCCTGAAGATCCTCGTCGCCGGCGGCTTCGGCGTCGGCAAGACGACCTTCGTCGGTGCGGTCAGTGAGATCGAACCGCTGTGCACGGAAGAACTCCTCACCCAGGTCAGCATCGGCACCGACTGCCTGGACGGGGTCGAGCAGAAGACCACCACCACCGTCGCGATGGACTTCGGGCGGATCACCGTCAGCACCGACCATGTGCTGTACCTCTTCGGCACGCCCGGCCAGCAGCGCTTCTGGTTCATGTGGGACGAGCTGTCCGCCGGCGCGCTCGGCGCCGTCGTCCTCGCCGACACCCGGCGCCTGGAGGACTGCTTCTCCGCCGTCGACTTCTTCGAGCGCCGCGGCATCGAATTCATCGTCGCGGTCAACCAGTTCGACGGCTCCTTCCACTACGAACCGGACGAGGTGCGCGCCGCCATAGACCTCTCACCCAGCACCCCGGTCGTGCTGTGCGACGCCCGGCACTGCAGTTCCGCGACCAATGTCCTGGTCTCCCTCGTCCAGCACCTACTGACCCCCGCCTTCGCCTCGGAGCTGCCATGA
- a CDS encoding roadblock/LC7 domain-containing protein, translating to MVSDVHVQPQRHGGRPTTDLSWLLTGLVQRVPHARSALLLSSDGLVKAAHGFEPDSADHMAALASGLYSLARSAGVRFGEGDDVLQVVVELESTLLFVSTAGSGANLAVLAGREADVAVLGYEMGMLVKSVRPYLATPARHQTRAGGR from the coding sequence ATGGTGAGTGACGTTCACGTACAGCCCCAGCGACATGGCGGCCGGCCGACGACCGACCTGTCCTGGCTCCTGACCGGACTCGTACAGCGGGTACCGCACGCCCGCAGTGCCCTGCTGCTCTCCTCCGACGGCCTGGTGAAGGCGGCGCACGGCTTCGAGCCGGACAGCGCCGACCACATGGCCGCGCTCGCCTCCGGCCTCTACAGCCTGGCCCGCAGCGCCGGCGTCCGCTTCGGCGAGGGCGACGACGTCCTCCAGGTCGTCGTGGAGCTGGAGTCCACGCTGCTCTTCGTCTCCACCGCCGGATCCGGTGCCAACCTCGCCGTACTCGCCGGCCGGGAGGCCGACGTCGCCGTGCTCGGCTACGAGATGGGCATGCTGGTCAAGAGCGTACGGCCCTACCTCGCCACGCCCGCGCGGCACCAGACGCGGGCGGGCGGGCGCTGA
- a CDS encoding DUF742 domain-containing protein, translated as MAVRRRRRQGSEPLWLDDEAGRLVRPYTVSNGRTRPTAHFDLLTMVMATGKRPVACQGPDHMQVLGLCGGPVSVAEVAAHIRLPAVVTKVLLADLVDCGALTARAPTQDPHGPSPHTDRALLEAVLHGLRQRL; from the coding sequence ATGGCGGTACGGCGCCGGAGGCGGCAGGGGTCGGAGCCGCTCTGGCTCGACGACGAGGCCGGCCGGCTGGTCCGTCCGTACACCGTCAGCAACGGACGTACCCGCCCGACCGCCCACTTCGACCTGCTGACGATGGTGATGGCCACCGGCAAGCGGCCGGTGGCGTGCCAGGGCCCGGACCACATGCAGGTCCTCGGTCTGTGCGGCGGTCCGGTCTCCGTGGCGGAGGTCGCCGCACACATACGCCTGCCGGCGGTGGTCACCAAGGTGCTCCTCGCGGACCTCGTCGACTGCGGAGCCCTCACCGCCCGGGCCCCCACGCAGGATCCGCACGGCCCGTCGCCCCATACCGACCGAGCCCTCCTGGAGGCGGTGCTGCATGGACTCCGACAGCGTCTTTGA
- a CDS encoding MBL fold metallo-hydrolase gives MSSGSWRTAAFGAVPTGERLARIRRSPQFVDGQFRNPVATRQLRQGQTLPMVRTQLNRDGRLRRAPVGEIPVHRPTAADWGRPPASGLRITWMGHSSVLAEIDGQRVLFDPVWGERCSPFTWVGPRRLHPAPVPLTELAPVDAVVISHDHYDHLDMPTVQQLIATGTAFVVPLGIGADLEYWGVPPERITELDWHESTRVGELTLTATPAQHFCGRGLRGPQHTLWASWVVAGPEHRVYHSGDTGYFGGFAEIGQAHGPFDLTMIQIGAYSEEFWPDIHMTPEEGLRAHLDLGGGRPAGVLLPIHWGTFNLAPHPWAEPAERTAAAAVAAGAKLAAPVPGKPFEPADEFTVEPWWRAVAVPPAHGWPCWPPKGPAAMASGAGSAPATGE, from the coding sequence ATGAGTTCCGGCTCGTGGCGCACCGCCGCTTTCGGCGCCGTGCCCACAGGAGAGCGGCTGGCCAGGATCCGCCGCTCCCCGCAGTTCGTGGACGGACAGTTCCGCAACCCGGTCGCCACCCGGCAGCTCCGTCAGGGCCAGACCCTGCCGATGGTCCGTACGCAGCTCAACCGGGACGGCAGGCTGCGCCGGGCCCCCGTGGGCGAGATCCCCGTCCACCGGCCGACCGCGGCCGACTGGGGACGGCCGCCCGCCTCCGGGCTGCGCATCACCTGGATGGGCCATTCGAGCGTGCTGGCGGAGATCGACGGACAGCGGGTGCTCTTCGACCCGGTGTGGGGCGAGCGGTGCTCCCCGTTCACCTGGGTCGGCCCCCGGCGGCTGCACCCGGCGCCGGTACCCCTGACGGAGCTGGCACCGGTCGACGCCGTCGTGATCTCGCACGACCACTACGACCACCTCGACATGCCCACCGTCCAGCAGCTGATCGCCACCGGAACCGCCTTCGTGGTGCCGCTCGGCATCGGCGCCGACCTGGAGTACTGGGGCGTCCCGCCGGAGCGCATCACCGAGCTGGACTGGCACGAGTCGACCCGGGTGGGCGAGCTGACGCTGACCGCCACCCCGGCGCAGCACTTCTGCGGGCGCGGGCTGCGCGGCCCGCAGCACACCCTGTGGGCGTCCTGGGTGGTCGCCGGGCCCGAGCACCGCGTCTACCACAGCGGCGACACCGGCTACTTCGGCGGCTTCGCCGAGATCGGGCAGGCGCACGGCCCGTTCGACCTCACCATGATCCAGATCGGTGCGTACAGCGAGGAGTTCTGGCCGGACATCCACATGACGCCCGAGGAGGGCCTGCGCGCCCACCTCGACCTCGGCGGCGGCCGCCCCGCCGGTGTCCTGCTGCCGATCCACTGGGGCACCTTCAACCTCGCGCCGCATCCGTGGGCGGAGCCGGCGGAGCGTACGGCCGCGGCCGCCGTGGCGGCCGGCGCGAAGCTCGCGGCACCGGTCCCCGGCAAGCCGTTCGAGCCCGCGGACGAGTTCACCGTGGAGCCCTGGTGGCGGGCCGTCGCCGTACCGCCCGCGCACGGCTGGCCGTGCTGGCCGCCGAAGGGACCCGCGGCGATGGCGAGCGGAGCGGGCAGTGCCCCGGCCACGGGGGAATGA